The nucleotide sequence TCCAACTACGGCCCTCAGTGGGATGCCAGCCGTTCTTCCGCTACCCGCTCGCCGGCGACATGTTGCTTCGCCAAATGTTCTTCCGCCCGACGGAGTCGGTAGGTGAGTGTTGACCGTGGCACGTCGAGATGCTCTGCGAGTTCTCCAACATCGACCTCGCGGGGTGATTCGTAGTAGCCGTGTTCGACGGCGGCCTGGAGAGCAGCCTCTTGGGCTGGAGGCAATCCACTTGGTGTTCCGTCGCTTCCCCTAGCTGATGTTGTGTCCGCTGTGCGGAGCATCTCCATCTGGGCGCACTCCCCGACGGCGACTTTGAGAGCGTCGAAGAACGCCGCCACGTCGCCATCGCCGGAGTGGATGAGTCGCCACGTGTAGTGGCGGCCCTCGTGACGAGTCTCGAACAGCACGCCGTCGCCGAGGTGGTCGCGAGCGATGTGGGGGACTGAGGCGCAGGTCGGAGTGCGCTCCCAATCTGAGTAGAGGATGAGCGCGTCGTCCGTGCGGTCGAGGACGCGGGTGGTCTGTGTGGCGTTGCAGTCCTCGGTGGCGAGACAGTCAGCGTAGTAGTCGCCGTTGAGAAAGGCGTCCTCGATGGCGTTGAGCGCCTCAGGCGTACCGGTGGCATGGTCGACCCGCCAGAGACGCTCGGCAGTGGCGTGCAGCGAGAGCGAGCGAACGCGAGCGTCGGGGTGGTCGGCGAGGGCGTCCGCCACCCTGTTGCAGCCGGGCTCGTATTCGAGAGCGAAGACGAGTTCGCGCATACCCCGTCTAAGGCCTGCTACGACATAACCCATGGCCTGCAGCGTTGTCGACCAGTAGATCTCAGATTACGTCGTCAGGGTCGTGAACTTCCTGCATTCGCTGTGCTTCGGCCGCGTATTGCTCCTGGAGGTCGGGGTCATCGACCATGCCAAGATTGCCGGGTTCAGCATCGACTGCTGCTGTCGTATCTCGGACGTCGGTGAAGGACGTGAGTGCGCGTTCCTTCCGATAGTACTGTTCTCCATCGGGTGTTGCGTAGGTGAGGATGATCAGGTTCTGCTCGTCATCGGAGTACGTCCGTTCGACAAGCCAA is from Halostella litorea and encodes:
- a CDS encoding helix-turn-helix domain-containing protein, coding for MRELVFALEYEPGCNRVADALADHPDARVRSLSLHATAERLWRVDHATGTPEALNAIEDAFLNGDYYADCLATEDCNATQTTRVLDRTDDALILYSDWERTPTCASVPHIARDHLGDGVLFETRHEGRHYTWRLIHSGDGDVAAFFDALKVAVGECAQMEMLRTADTTSARGSDGTPSGLPPAQEAALQAAVEHGYYESPREVDVGELAEHLDVPRSTLTYRLRRAEEHLAKQHVAGERVAEERLASH